The window GATTGCTTTTGTCAGTGAATTAGCCGACATCAAGGCTGACCAAAATGTCAATAGGTATCTTCAAATGTCTCGAAGTTTGTCCATATCAAGCCGGTACAAAAATTTGACCATATTATGCTAGTCATATGTAATGAAAGCATTCGAGTTCACGATTCATCACTGCAGCAGTGACTCTGCTTCTTCTTCTAGAACGTATGATGACGTAGTATTCCATGTCGCAAATCCCGAGAAGATTATCATAAGATTCTTATTTAAGAATCTTATTCTTATTCATGTTGTACATGATCATGTACAATcatacaagattcttgtaagattctcaGTGGAATTCCATAGGAAGTAATGACAAATATGGTACTAGAGTGTTTTGATTATCTTCCTGAAGTGAGGTCGAAACTTCGCAGCCTACGTACTATACAGTATATACTAAAAGGATGAGAACCAAACCATAAAGTGCTCAACCACCCGCCACAAGATTCTTAGTGTATTCTTTAAGTATGCCGCCTGGACAAAATTGGTCATTCCTTCCATTGCTTTTCTTGTCATTCCATTCTCGGCACGACACCAACTAAATCTAAATATCCTGTTTTTCAGAACAGACAAAGCACGAAATCAATTTGCCACTTTTTGCCAAATCACTGCTGAAATAACATTCACTTAGCTAGCAAAATATTGTGATTCGATGGTCTGCCATCCCCGCCAGAAATAGCATGTTCTGCTTCTTTCAAAAACATGGCAGTAATTTTCTATTTGTTCTATTGATTTCCTTTTGCCGACATGCATAATGTTTTTCCATGTAATACCCGCGATTGCATGATGCGAAACGTATCACGTCATTTGAAGGATGACTGGAGATACTGCCCTATAGCCCGCGGTCAAAGGCGTTATGATGAGAGGAAGTTATTACCTGGGGCTGGTTTCTGAAATCACGATCTCATATAGTTCGTTCGCCGCTACAGCTACTATAAATAAAGAGCATACGTCGTAATGAGGACATAATTGCATTTGATGTATGATTGCATTGGTATTCTTCGTTTTGAATCTATGGCTTCTCAAAGTGATGTTATTAACCTTCCGTCGATCTGGTTAAAACTCATTTTTTCAGACTGATCAGCAATATGATATATACCTTATACTACACGAAACTATTTGGAAGTCAAACGCATTCACATATTGGGGGCATACAAATTTGTATATGCATTCATCAGTACATCACAAATTATTTAAACCATCTTAAAGTCATTGAAACAGCGCCGAAATTGCAAACTATGTCAGTCAGGAGAGCACAAACGTAACGCCAGCACAGCGCTAGCTCTCGACGCATCTATAAGCAGCGTTGAATAATTTATGAAAGCAAGGCAGCACTCAGCCATCGACCGCTAGCTTTGCTGCGCCGAGTATAATCCCGCTGAATGCCCGAACCACGCTTCTGGTACGCCCGTTAGCTCCCCTAAATATTATCCACCCGAGCAAGTCATGAAATTGATTATGTCCGCTTCTTCTGTGCTATTTTCGTTCGTCCAAAGAAGCTAATTAATACTAACATACCATTAGCATTTATGACATGCTGCTCTTTATGTAATTACCGCTGCGGAGGTTTTCTAGTAAATGTTCCTTCCTCTTGCCGGTATGTCTGTGCTTTCAGTCAAATTAGATCATGGATGCTCGGCCACATTATGGAgacagaaactacatgtacatctaaagCTTTCTAGATAGATGAATTTCGGACGCTAGGTAAACTGATGCCTTCTTTACAGTATTGTATTACAGTTGGAGAGAGAGAAAGAATGGTTCTCTTAGGAAGGGTACTAGGCATACGTGAAGTTGCCTTTAGTCTCATTTTTTATGACTCCCATCTAGAGAAATGAACTCAAATTCGAATTCAAATTCTCTTTCCCGGGCTACATTCACCAAGACTTACAGCAGTATAACCCTTTTTTGACTTTCTTGGAATATCTGAGAAAAATACTCCCTTTCGGACTATGTTCCCAAGCATGTATCCAAAAAAATCTCATTCCCTAGAAAATGAGAACGCCAATGTCACTCCTTACAGGACTCCCAGGGTTTTTTTGAAGTAATCTTAACCCTGGGACATATCTTTTACTGGTGATGATAAGCTGTGTGGGGGCAGGAGAGCCATTTACCTCAGTCTTATTTCCAGCGGGCTTATCGTCAACAATGTACTTGGACGAACTTAGCTTTTAAGTATTTGCACTGTTGGTTATTTCCAAAAACCACAACTATTAATAGCTGCTCAATCCATCGAGATCGCCATTGGCGTCAAGGGCCAGTAGCGGCGTAATCTCTTATCGATGTTACTTGTCCATCACAATgcttcatatttcatattttcatatttcatattttccctTGTATTGATTCCTTCAATCGTCTGAACTCCGTTTCAGCGAAGTGACTTTTTGCCATGGCATAGAATTACgaatgggcgggggggggggggcttctgTAGATAAGCCGGTGCGTTGTATTCCGAATCTTTGTAAAGCCACGAGACATGTTCCATATGTCGGTTGTCAGCACGACGGTGGCTTGTATTAATTCATAAGCCACAGTTACATGATAACACACACAGAAAGACAACATAATAAAAACAAGAAGATGTGTTATACTTCATTgcgtttcattcatttcatttctattaTTATTTCATGTATATCACCAATGTACATCATGAATGAAATCATTACGCTGAGTCATATATCGGAAATCTTCATGTGAAAATCCGAAGATTTTCCAATGAAAACCTCCACGTGTGAAATCACGTAGATTTCCTCGTGAAAAAACACGACAATTTTCACTCAGTTAAGAAAACACGAAAATTGCCACGCGTCAAAACACGAAAATTTCCTCGTGTAAGACACGAAAATATTTAACTTGTGCAAACACGAAAATATCATCGTGTAAACACACGGACATTTCCTCGAGTTAAACACCAAGGATACCTGTCAAAACACAACCATTTTGACAACTGTCAAATATCATATCCTATGAATAAAACAAACCACAAAACATCCATCCGTTTAGTCAACAGTGTTGGTATCACATTTATCAATACCTCATTTTAAAACATCAGAAAACTATGAATCATGAACGTTACTAAACCATTCTACTGCACCAATATACACtttatatatatttacatgtataacaatATACTACACTAATTAACTTGAGCCCCAAGGGGTTAAACATGAGACATGTTCATTAGATTGGATTCCGGATAAAGACCATTTGATTGAGATAACGTCAAGAGGTTACTGGAACCCACCAATAAAGTTGGCAACCTGAACTTGACACTGACAGCAATCTCCATGGGAAAGATTTCCGCACCCTTGCCCGGTTAAGGTTACCAACACCAGCACATTATTAACAAAGGATAGTCAATCTACATCATTCCGTTGTTTTGCCCCTCACCTCGCAGTCAAAAGAATTCAGCGGCTTTTGTatttgaacaaagcccgctcgcacctaggcctaaattcccattgttctactgctttatcaaagggttatcagggcaaatcttgataacatcgatccCTCGAAACcgctttcatgggggtcgatgggCTTAAATTGACAAGGGCAAATATACGTTATGAAGAGctaattaagtacatgtatcagcCAAAAACTCCAGTTATGAAACTTAAAGAGCAACATGTTACCACATTTTGTTTATTCAAGATATGTATTATTTCAGGGTACTTGAGGTGAAACCTACCCTTGAACTTGTCATTATGCCCGGTGTGTGTTTGAAGCTTTAATAAATACCTGGATCTACCCGATGGCAAAGATTTACCAAGTATCGCATCAAAATGAACTAAACAGTACTCTTGTCAAGAGTTGCATTCAATTCAACATTGAGCAAAATAACTGCAGGCATATCCTGACGCAGATGAACCTAGTGATGCAGAAGTCACCAGTTTTATTTGGAAAATCTCAGTAATTGGTAGTCTTCGTGATCATCTCAGTCAAGCCTAAACCAGTCCCCAGCTAATAAACAATGCAACTCATTAACACCTTCAGACGCAGCCGTTTTGAACTGTCTTTGACATCATAATTTGTTTGACGTAGGCCAGGTTCGCATTATTTACAAAATAGCATCACACGTTGTGTCGTGTATTCATCCGAATGGTCGGCGTATCAACACAATCACAGAGGAAAGCCATGTGAAGTAAAGACAAGTGATACCATAGAATATCAACGTTAACCTTTTACCAGAAATCTCATTACTACTGTCACCTTATTATCATTTCTCGAGAAAATGGCTTTCAgatttttgatgatttcaaaCGAAAacgtagtacatgtagttgatgaaaaaaatgtcatatggcatcaaatacatgtatctatggAGATTTAAGGTGTTATGATATTCCTTGGCCTTCTTCATAAAGCTTGCAAACATTTTAAACACAACCAGTCTAGAATCTGAAAGAAACtaacaaaacaagaaaataacGTCACTATTGACTCTAGTGCGTGTAACATTTACTTCTATATTCAACCATTCATCACAAAACAAAATCAGTTCTAACAGGTCAAAGTATCTACATGTAAGTGATAGCGGAGGACTATCAACAAAAGTTTGGGTATTAAAGGGATGTTATCCCGCCATGCAAAATCTGCTGACAAAAACATTACTGTTAGCTGTGAGTGCTTCCTCTACATAATACTGTTCTTCCAACAGGCCCAGAAGAACCTGTAGCTTAACCACTCCTTAACATTCCTGCTCTGATCGAACATGTGATCATAAGTCAAACTTGCACTGATAGATTCTGTGGTCTCTGCGTGCAATTTCCAATCATACGAAATCTTCTGATGACAAGTCGCAACCAGAATGCTGGGATTAGATCACTTTAAGTGGAGACCAACTGAAAAGCGACCAATTTTAAATGACAGGATGTAATAGATAACACCTTAGTTCTGACAAACTTGTCATGTCAATCTTGATAAAATCAATGCTTCGGATATACTAACTATATTTCTATCACAACCTTTTGATGATACCGACACAAATATCGGTCACTCTTCGATCTCCTAAACCAAACATGAAGAATAGCGACTCTAACTCTACTGTTCTCGTCATCCCAATGAAAATGATAAGTTACACCATCAAGTCTTTGCAGCCGATCAATCTACTCTCTCAATTTGTTGGCATCTATCAATTAACTATTTAACTACCTATCTATCTAAGCATTACAAAACTACCCAAGTATTCAAGATAGGTAAAAACCACGTTAGTTAGCAACAAACAGCCTACAGACCTTATGTAATTTGAGGAATAAATTTAAGTCATATCGTGCCTTCTTAAACCAGTTTCAGAGTTGTCATAATATTGTTATATCCCATTATCTACAGCATATTGTCGTTGCAATGTTAGTCTTACATGTTGCAGTTCGGAAGTAATCGCCACGTATCACAAACTGGtgtttgtatatacatgtatggcagTCAGCGAAATTACACCCCTTCATCAACTTACTTAATAAGCACCTTCGACTTAGACCACAGTTGGTCAAGGAAACCCTTTCCCGCTATGTTCACTGTCTCCCTTCTCGCCGAAGAGGTGATTCAGCATTGCACAAAACCTACTACTCAAATGCCGGTGTAGCTGCCTAAAATGCCCAGTCCGGAAAATGTGTCCGTCAATATTGTATGGGACTGATGTATACGATTCTATAGATACCATGACTTCACGTATAATAGAATCATTCGTCCCCCGGAAACTATTTTTCTGGGGCATTTCAAATGTTTACACCTGGCAATGCTTTCTAAACCAACCCTTGTCATCGTATTAATCTTTATAAATGTCTTGTTTCTAATTCGGAGACACTAAACTCTGCACATCCATTTATTAAGACAAACACACAACTAATAGGGAATTGATTAAACCCTGACTTTTTTGGGGGGCAGAATAAATTGTCTTTTTCCCTACTCACGAAATAATCCCGCGAGTTTATGCGGAATAAATCTAGaaatatcttttccttattttCGATACACATGTACAAGGTTAACAAAAAGCTACAAAGCCAATTTCGAAACAAAACTAATCTGTTCGTCAAAAACGCCAGGGTCAAACCTTAACAGTCATATCATCTGGTGGAAAAAGATCAAATAACTGCcctgcaatacatgtagtattattaACGTCCACTGCCATGCCAGTTGTCTCATTCATGAACTGGGACAACCCCAACACCGCACGTCTCAGCGTTGTATTTGAAGACGTTTGATTCgaccatggtcacaaccagcccTTACCCACCTGCAATGCCTAGCATCCCAGGAAACCCATCACGAAGTAGCGTGATGAATCACCTGCAATCACTCGGGCATACAGTCTGTTGAGCGATGACATTTTCAACCGTTTCTTTCACTGTCAGTAGTCCGAATCAGATGACTCTAGAATGTTAGTAGTGTCAGCATACGGCGAGTCTTTCTGCGATCTCGTCTTCATCCTCTGATGCGAATTATGATTAGAATTGGGCATGGTCGCGTTCATGTTATTCACGGTCTTTTGTTCCGTGTGACCTGGTTCATAGAGTGGGTTCACTATCTCCGCATTCCCCTTCTGGTCAGGAGTGAGAGAGTACTCCAGGTGGTTCTTCATTTCGCCAACCTCCTTCGGATCTGTACTGGCAATGTCATTCATCTGATATGTTTTATATTTCTGATGCGGTGGATCGTCAACGAGAACGCTACTTTCATTTTCGAACGGTTTATAGTCATAGATATGTCGCAGGAAAATAAGCATTGGCGCGTACATGATATTGCTGAGAAATATTCCTATATTTAGCCACATGAAGCCTATACTATGTACAATAGAGGCGGCTACAATGGGACCAAAGGCATAGGCTAGGGAATAACTGATATCAGCAATAGCGTATACACTGCCGTAAATGGAGACGTGTCTGACGTCCACGAGGTAACCTAATGTTGGTAATATTGCAGTATCTACAAGAGCAATACCGTAGCAGATACCACAAATAGGTAGCATGAGTACAGCAAATGACTTGCAGAACGGTACTATTAGACAACACACGCCCTCGAGGGCGAGACCTCCAGCAGCCATTGCCCATTGGTATTGTGGGTATTTCTTGGCCATTTTGACAGTTAAGTAAACGCCGAGGATGTGGGGAAAGAAAGCCGGTAGCCAGATCATCCCCATCTCCCATTCGCTAGCGTCCATTGTCTCTCTCATCCAAATCGCAATAGTAGGTTCGAGGAACGCTAGGGACACATTTGCCATGACAAGGGCTCCAGCGCAGCATGCTATGTAAGGGTCAATGATCAGTTTGTGGATCGGGGTTCCTTTGGGCATTTCCTTTGAGAATTCCGCCCTCATTTGCCGGACAGGTTTCATCACCGCTAACAGAATGAAACCGTCAAATAGAGCGATTGTTGCGAGGAACAGGAATGGGACTTGTTTACCGGCGAATTGATACAGCACACCTCCGAACGGCGGTGCGACCAAGCACCCGAATGATATGAAAGCCAGGGCAATACCGAGAGCAGTACTTCTTTCGGTTTCTTCTGTAAATCTGTCCGCGATCATGGCAAGTCCTGACGTGTCGGCGAATGCTGACCCCAAGCCCTGTAAACTCCTGGCGACAAATAGCACTGCATAGCTCTCACCGAAAGCGAAGAAAGCCGTAGAGAGAAATATGACGGATAAGCCAAACATCATGGGTAGATCATAACCGTACCTATCGATAAGAGTACCAGAGAGGGGGTTGAACAGCAACTGAACAATAGCTTTTGAAGCAAACAACACTCCTACTGCAGTGTCCTCAGAGTCATATATTCTCTCATCAAGTGTCCGTTTCGGCGCGGAGTAGTTATAAACTGGTGTATAAGACCGGTTACCATCAGCGTCCGTCCCATTGACTGATATAGAATAGTTGTATCCACCAACTAAGAAATATGTCGGTTCACCCCAAGCATTGATACTCCGTAAGTAATCCGGAATGATTGGTACGATGACCATGTACAACATGTTATCCAAAAGGAGGGCGATGCATACTGTTATTAACACTAGTTTTCGCTGAGTTTTGTGCTCGTGGATTTTGTCGTTAAGTTGCTTTGCAACCACAGAAAGGTCTTTGTTGATGATCGGAATGACAGGCATGTTTGCGGTTACGTTCGCACCAAATGGAAAGAAGGAATGCTAGTTTAGGTCAGCCAAGAGATGATGACTACAGCGTGAAGTTGAAAATGTTTACAAGACCCTACCTGGGTTATAACATGCTTTTCCTGCGTCTCGTGAAACTCACTTCCAGAATCAGTAATCGAATTTATGAATCACACAGTATGATGAAACCGATCTCCGGGTTACTCCGATTCGTCACTCGCGGAGACACAAAGTTAGTAAAGTATTTGCAGAAAGTTAGTCCGCTCAGTTTGAAAGCATAATCCACAGCCAGAAGCTAGTAATGTCATTCACATGCtgaaattt is drawn from Lineus longissimus chromosome 1, tnLinLong1.2, whole genome shotgun sequence and contains these coding sequences:
- the LOC135487480 gene encoding probable vesicular acetylcholine transporter-B isoform X3; translated protein: MPVIPIINKDLSVVAKQLNDKIHEHKTQRKLVLITVCIALLLDNMLYMVIVPIIPDYLRSINAWGEPTYFLVGGYNYSISVNGTDADGNRSYTPVYNYSAPKRTLDERIYDSEDTAVGVLFASKAIVQLLFNPLSGTLIDRYGYDLPMMFGLSVIFLSTAFFAFGESYAVLFVARSLQGLGSAFADTSGLAMIADRFTEETERSTALGIALAFISFGCLVAPPFGGVLYQFAGKQVPFLFLATIALFDGFILLAVMKPVRQMRAEFSKEMPKGTPIHKLIIDPYIACCAGALVMANVSLAFLEPTIAIWMRETMDASEWEMGMIWLPAFFPHILGVYLTVKMAKKYPQYQWAMAAGGLALEGVCCLIVPFCKSFAVLMLPICGICYGIALVDTAILPTLGYLVDVRHVSIYGSVYAIADISYSLAYAFGPIVAASIVHSIGFMWLNIGIFLSNIMYAPMLIFLRHIYDYKPFENESSVLVDDPPHQKYKTYQMNDIASTDPKEVGEMKNHLEYSLTPDQKGNAEIVNPLYEPGHTEQKTVNNMNATMPNSNHNSHQRMKTRSQKDSPYADTTNILESSDSDY